One Pomacea canaliculata isolate SZHN2017 linkage group LG1, ASM307304v1, whole genome shotgun sequence genomic window, CCTACATCTTCACCTGCCACAAGAGACCAAACAATCAGTATaagcacttttctttttccaaaataGAGCTTTTTGCTTTCTAAGtttagtctttttctttcttgtcttccaCGGGTTCATACTttttgtcgattttttttttctgtcagctatttttctttttataatctcTTTCTGTAATCAATTTTGGCTTAGAAAGAAAGTCCTTTTCTTACAGTCTTGGTATATTTCTAAAAGTTCGTGCAACTACTATTTGGGGAAAAACTGGATCGGAGAAACAGGCAGATGTCGTATAAATCAGCTACAGTCAGACTaggaaaaatgtttgctttaaacAAAACCTCGAATCTCTCACATCTGtttcgttttcatttttaagatcAACGATGTCTGTACTGAACATGTGTCTCGCAAGCCTCTGACAATAAAAGACATCAGTCATCTGTCAAGCAGGATTTTGTTCAAAGTATTTATAGGTAAAAAATGTCTTCCATCtgagtgaaaataaattatagaaaaatcTGTAAATGATGCAGCAGGAAACACTCGTAGGTGGCAGGTGGTGAAGCTGAAGACAGATAACTAGCTGATGAGAAAGTTGAGGAGAGGTCTTGTTGCGTGTATCTGACACTTCTCAGATGATCCGAAGAGcttgttgaaaaacaaaatcgtgGATAAAAACTCTGAAATGCTGTAGACCTCATTTAAAAAGTACTTTCGTGCAGTGTATGATTCTAATTGATGTGTTTACTTGAATGCTGCTTAAGTGTTGTTGATGTCGAAATGTAAACATCATCGTCCCTCACCACCCCTCCTACAAGTACgcaagcgcacacacatacgaagTACCTGACAGACATAAATTTCACTTAACCAGTTTCTGTTCATGCTTCGTACATTTTCTGTAGAGAGAGGCCATTTTAGAGGGAGGAAAAGTCTATTTCCACGTTTTTTGACCGGAAAGCTTAATCGGAAAATCAGACACTGGAGTGTTGCGAATCAAAGGTTTCTCAGCGTCTCTGCACCTGTCTCTGTTTCCACTTCATCATCAAATCATCGACAAAGCTGAACGagaacttttttcttgcttgtcgACAACAATTTGTCTTCTGCTGTTATTTTTAACCAACTTagatatgtttgcatgtgtggaTGCATTTAGTATGTCCAAGTGTGTGTTTGGTTTGGgcagacatttctttttttagcacATTTTTCCGAGCCAAAAAGAATgtatgaaaaatggaaaaagaaatcaaagaaagaaaaaatagaacaaagaaaatagagaaaatagagaaaagagaagacaatgaaaagaggagtgaataaatgaaagaaagaaagcattaaaaacGAGAAAACGAGAAAGGAGAGacaaaaaagggagaaaaacgTTTGTATTCATACAggcgagaaaaaaaagtgaaaagaaggaaagaataatggaaaagaaatagaAGCTAAGGCGTGaaataagaaggaaaaagaaaaaataaagaaacaaaagaaagaaagatagaataaagaaaaaggggaaaaaaaaagacaggttAAGGGACAAGATAAAAGAACGACCTCGACATAGCATTCTCGCAAGCAGCTGCTGAAGACGACACGTGACACTGATGAACCCTCGTGTAACGAGTACCGAGAACTCCTGTTAGTGCAAGGCACCAAGACAAGACGAGAACACTCAGGGAGCGCCGTAGATAAATAGCAATTATTTTGACAATAGTTACAACACACTGTGACCGATGATCTGTCAGTGTTGTTTATCCTGTCACAGCCAACAATGAGGTCCACCTCTCCTGCCAGCCACTACGAATAATTAGACAACACGTTAAGTGCATAGTTACAAAACTGAGTTTTTAGTGTAAAGGTTCTTTGTAGAAGTCGCACTTTTGTCCAAAACCTGAAGGAAAGACTCACTGCcgtcaaaaacattaaaaacagacaaaataaagcataaaagaaTCGTTCCACCAaatcctccccacccaccacaccaTAAACAACTTAtcttttccattaaaaaaacatgtttttaaacattagttGACGAAGCTTTAAATAATTAGTAACGATTTTTGTTCTGAGCGAAAAAAGGACGTAgagcatttcttcttttctttttatgctgctgctgatgcccTCGGTTGTTTTTGATTATTATCCCTTTGATTCCGATGAATAACACTTTGAAGAAATTGCGTTCCAGACTCTCTAGTAAAAGCTGACTGGGTAGTGACTAGACTACATAGCGAAATGTGGATCTTTGAcgatatattgtgtgtgtgcagctcattaattttcttctgtgttGAAATACGGTGGCCTAGAGTTATCTGATATTTGCATGGTGTCTCATAAATTTGTTCCACTTCAATTTAGACATGAAATATGATGCAGATGCGTTCACCTCTCCTTTAACCAGTCCTCCTGGGTCATGCCTCCTCGGGGGTCAATCACTGCATGCGCTCAGTGTTAATGAGAAGGAGATAAAAAGGctggagggagagaaggaaaagaagaaatgctAGAAATACTTGTTTCTGACATCATTTGAGTCGAATCATCTTTTGGACCACGGCGTCAATAAGCAAACCCTTGTGAAAACATTCTATCTgataaattacaaattttacagagtgtatttttttctaaaaagataTTCCTCAAGAAAGACTGTGGATGTGTAATATTAGTCTTTTTCACGATGCGATAGACATCCCATAAACGTAGACGAAAAAGAAGCAAGCTTAGAAAAAGGAGTATGGATTGATGagtcagagaagaaaaatgatagGGGAAAGCCAAGGTCaggaaaaaagtcaagaaatAGAGTTTCTTAGCTGAAAAGAGCTACATCATTTGAATATTCAAGCAAGTGATTTATGTGAGTTAATAAAGTTATGATGAGGGGAGCTGCGGGAAACCCATCAGCATTCCCCAGGTATTTCTAGGAATATATGAGTGTGTTATTGTAGACTAGAATAGATAACGATTTCCCACTTCCATGTTGTGCAGAAAactgaggagagagagagaaagtagccATTCACTGGGACCTGGGCTCTTGGGATGGAGGATGGAAGCGCAGCCCCAGTGGAGCTGATCCTGGTGCAGAGCAGGGGCCTGGGTTTCTACCAAAAGCGTTTGTTCATCTGTACGTGCTTCCTGCAAGCTTTGACCGTGTCGGCCCTCGTCTACGCCTCCCAATGCCATCTGGATTTTGCTCCTCCCGCGCCACCTCTGGCCACCAATGGAGAGTCGTCTGCGCGACCGAGATGCGGTGAGAAGGAGACGGTGACGAAGGACCCTCCTCGTCCTTCGAAATCGTCCGACAAAGCTTCTTTCCCGGCAGACCACGTTTCCGATCGTCTGTTGATTGTGTCGTCACCCACCACCTTGACATTGAGCTTAAGTGATGTTTCGACGGAAACTTTCGGGGATGTAACCAGCTCCTTTGGCAGAAGGATCAGGTCTATCCGAACGGAATGGGGGGAAACATATTCTACGGGCACTTTTGTGACACAGACTAGTCTCACAGACAGGTCACCTAGCAACAGCAAAGACATCGAACCCTCTGCTGCTGGTCGGGACTCAACGGAGGCATCTGCTCAATCTTACACCGTCTTTCCTTCGCAAAAGTGGAATGTCGAGTCATGGACGACAAGTCGCTTTCGGCACGTTGATGACGACGATGTGTTTGGTGAGAATTTACGTGAAGGATTACGTGCTTCTTCCGCGACGCCACCGCACAGCTCTGTCGGCGCCAATACCCAAACTCTCGTGTCTGCTGGTGCCACCCAGGCCATCCCTCTTGCTGATGTTGTATCAACGGAACGTGCGGGAACGAACACGTCTCCCCGTGATTTACCGGAAGCAGTCTCCGACACCGGCGGGGGCAGAAAGAACACAGTCTCGCGAGAGCCCACGACAACATGCGCCGCCGACGTCGAGGAAAAAAGCCCGATGTACTTTACTTTGACTTATCTTCCAGTCGACGAGGTAAGATTCTAATCGATATCTCAGTAATGATTTATCCCAATTCTATGATGATGTATTTCtcacaccactaccaccaccaccaccaccaccaccacccaccaccaccaccaccaccaccaccaccaccaccaccaccaccaccaccaccaccaccaccaccaccaccaataatTGCAATCAAGCAggtattaagaaaaataataatggataattttaatttattgccTACTTGAGTTCTTTGCGCTTTACAGCAAAATGCAAATcgacaaataaaaagaataaacacgaaataaaaatagtgtGCATACCTACAAAGACCAAAACGCAACGGCAAATAAAAGACACATCGACCGccataaataaacacacacacacacaacctcagGGAAGAGAGTGTATAACAGCTGCCAAAGTTCCGTAGAGTGCTCGTAAACACCCATAATATACAATGGTTGATATTAGTGATAAAGAGGAACTGTCGAAAGAGAAGACCcgtaaatataatattaaatattttatggttTGTTCAATTGATACAATCATGCAAAATCTATTGAGTTGTCATCCAAAGTGTCAGCAGGTATTTGAGCTTAACTTACAGCTCGGCTACGAAGCGGCAAAAGTCCACAATCTCACGTGACTTTTCCCCCTTCAGATATATACACGTCAGCCAGCCCCTCAATACCTCATTAATTTCTCGCTGTTAATGGTGGACCTGCACCGCTCCTCCAATGTCTTCGGCAGTATACAACAATCTTTCTGCCAGAACGGACAGCAGGACGAGACCTGCTTGCAACTATTGAAGCACAAAAATCATCTCAGACTTGTCCACCATGCATTCTGCATGACTGATGATCGCTGCTTTCATGAGGATATTTcgtcaattattcagcgcatgcgcaatgcACAATCGTCGGTGGTTAAAACGGAAGCTGGGGTCAGCTTGTCAGAAACTCAGTTGTATTTATTATGACAAACGAGCGTAAAGGGTGGAAAAGATCACTGCTGTGTTATAAGCTGTCACAACTGTAAATAAACCAAAAGACAAGTGAAAAGCTAGTATTATCTGCTCTCCCGATAGTAAATGCCTAAGAACCCGAAGACGAAAATTGTAGTTGCAAACGATTTAAACAGATGGATAATAAACTCAACGGCATGCGGTCgacatgtcatgacatgtcagGAGTTCAGATAAATTACCCgtgttcaatcagctacatccCAATCATTGGGTATGAAAGTCAGTGAAAAACATTACAAGCGTCACTGCGACGagcaaaacaattgtttacagTATAAGTTCGAACCTTTTGCCAGGATTGGAGAGAATTGGCGTGAAATATGAGTATTGCAGCATCATGCATTGCTTCCAAAACAACCCAAAATAGCATTATAAGTGTGATAATTAGCACTAATGCAAGAAATAACTATCCACAATTTtgtcacaaaatttttttttaattacaggaATGAATCCTTgtagaaacaaagaaatgtgcAGAGTGATATTTTGCATACGGCCTTTAAGTTTCTCCGTCAAGTGAttgagaaataatatatatataaagcaacaaatcagcaataatacttttattacagtttttacTACACGCACATACACTAGAGAACCCCCACCCACTAGACAATTAAACGTTCCAATAAAAGTCAAACATCGCCAGGTGGTAGACCTGTGGTGTATAGTCACTTCAGTAGTCGgctcaaaaacttttttttttttttggatgattttatttcataatacttAAATACACcaaacagatacaaataaatatacaatatttaacatcgtAGGAAAAATACAACCACAAACGCACAAGGCACAGTCAAAAAACAAGTCATACAACACAGTATGCGCACACTTCCATGTCAACCCCATATGAATGTAAGTTAAGCACTTCTCTCAAGCCTGAAGCAAAGCACGACAATAACAAGAAATTACATCCAACAATCATGTGACCTAatacctcacacacacacatatttaaaaaacactttccagaaatgtgcagtttgttctagcataaatcaaaatttgaatgacacaaaaactgcaaccatattgttctcacaaaaacttatttctcctttgtacaaaacaaaaaaaaaaaaaaaaaaaaaacaaaaaaaacaaaaaaactatttcacagttcagcaaatgtatacagtatatcaaaagctttagaaaaaaagctgaaaacaattgttcGATCTAGTCATTGCACGACAGTACCCTACACCCTCACTATGTaggaatgtttgcataatagaaattcacaaatttatttaatctcgaggcaacagccaacaaaaCTGTTATTCAGAGCAATAATAGCAAGACCCATTTTTATTCACATCAGCTAACAatgaagaatcaaaatattttctatataaaacagcaaatttttttttttttttttaaaccatgaaaTATCACGCAAATTGTTCAGTTATACTAAACTTGTGAAACTGTACAGGCCAAAGTAATTTGGTTCAGCACAAAGTACAGTCTCTCTAAAAGCAGAAGTCTTTTACACTTTGCCTTCACGGCTCAAAAACTTATAAAATATTGGTAATTCTCCTGACTGCCAGGCCGTTAGCACCCACCTGGCTTGACACTGCACTCGGCTCCAgatcgtgaaaaaaaaatatttcgtgGCAGTTAAGCGAAAGCCAGTTAGATGATTTGGAGCCAGGTGAACTGGCTGTACGGAGTTAAGATAAAAAGAGGGTCAAATATAAGCATTTTCATTGACCGCGTCTTGTTAACCATAAAATTAGTGCTTAGAAAAGGTCATCTGGTTCACAAGTGCTTCGTGTCTcgtgtaaaaacaaaaacacaacaacaacaacaaagtgttACAGGTATGAGAAGTTAGCACGTACCAACTTCAGCAATATTTTTCTCTGGCACGTGACGTAAGCTTCTCACAGCTGGGactaaataaattattcaagaCATGTCTGACGTCGttggaaggaagagaaaattaataCGTGTCACTGgaaatgttgctgctgctgttgatggcGTATTTGACTGAGCGGATGTCAGGAAAACAGAGACGTTTACAAGTGACTGGCAGCTGGAATGGTGAGAACAAATAGCCCATTAATCCAATCGTCTCGGCTGCGGAGGAGGCAACCTCGCCCCTCCACAAACTGTCATTGAGAAAACGAGCCTGCTCCAAGACGGAGCCACGTACTCTGTGTAGAAACTTGTCTCCATGTCTAAGGCGGTCTAAACAGAAAAATCTCTCTACACACGACAGCTCCATTCAAAGGAAAGCAGCCGTTAAAAGCTTTAAACACTTTCTTGCAAGGATAAACATGGAGGAAAGTTTGACCTGTATAACCGTCTTGagaaaactttgccaaactggATCAAACCTTTGTCCTTGTTTGTCCATTCGTTACATTACACTTATGTACTTCAATTAGTTTCTGACTATGCTGCAGTGGCTGAGGGACATTGATCGCCAGAAGCTGGCCCAGTACAGTACCTACTGCCAGACGTTCGGAGCCATGCTGGGTGCGGCGCTGGGAGCCATGGGAGCGGACATAGCAGGGAGGAGGAGACCACTGTACATATATTTCCCTTTGATGCTTATAGCACAGGCTCTGTCGGGCTTCGCCATCTCTTGGACCATGCTGGCAGCATCGCGATTtctggttggtttgtttgcagGTGAGACTGTCAGCACGCCCTCGTCGCAATCATTAGATGATTTCTTTCTATAACCATAtgtcatttaatatattttttaacggGAACAAAATAAGTTTCTATGGATTGTAAAACTTTAGTCTTTACAATCAGTCCTTTGTTTATGAGCTGAAATTAAAGGAACTCTGCTGGtgaaaagcaacaacaaaaataccctgttaatttaaaaacaaacacacacaatttttagaGGATTCTTTgcttacattatatttttttctcgacCTGCAAGTCAGGCTAATTCTTGtcatgaaaagaatgaaatgaataatTTCCAACATGAACTTATTTCTAAAGGTTGCTATACTGTAAAATCtattgaataatattttaacaataacaatacaaaagAACTTTTAGTAGCataattcaaaatgtttaaacattgcTAGATGAGATTATGTGGAATAAAGCAAGACTGCCCTATCCTGTCAAACTGTTCTTGCATACATCTTGCTGTCTTTTACTCCATTCATTAGTAGTTAAACctcttttgaaaatgttgataaacaGTACCTTAGTGCAACACCAATACTATTTATCTTGACGTTTAGGTGTAATTTGTTTCACTAAAATCCTGCAATGCCATTAAAGGAAACAGctgcaaaaataacttttatacCTCTTTCCCTAATTACATTTCTGTTAATTAAAgtctattttaatattttttattttattattacaatcaTTGCTCGAAAATATAAGTTGTAGTATAATATGACAGATTAAAAACTCCATGCAGGTAGTGAACgtaaataaaaagtgtaaaatatccATCCTCtttgatatttaaaagaattgtgaTAAAGTAGTTTACTATGCAATAAATGTGTTCATACAGTTTTTTTCTGGCAATGCAAATTTGTAGCGATGCCCActgagaacattttaaaaatacaaaagttagatttaaaaaaatacaatcaggGGAACAATCTGTCAACCTATTTCGAGAGATGATGCGTTagtatgagtatgtgtgtgtcttaacaaaatagttattctttattacagtaataattttatttctttgtacctttatttatttgtttttttatatggaTTTTGGTTTGACTGGTGGTAATTTAAACTTCCTTTCAGTGCTGACTCTGTTTTTCAGGAGCATGCGCAGTAGTAAGCGTGGTGTTTCCGCTGGAGTTCGTGGGCCCCGAAGGGCGAGATGTCTGTTTGTGTTCAGGGCTCTGGGTCGCCGGTGTTGTGTTTATCTCCCTGGAACTTCTCATTACACGACACTGGCGTTACCTTGCCTTTATTTCCGGCGGCGTTGGCATTCCCTTAATTGGTACATATTTGTGAGTATGCTCCTTCTGAAGAAAGAATAGAGCGCAAAGGAAGAGTTTACGGATCCTATGTAGAGTATTCTGAACTTGACAGACTGTTTAATATAGAAATTAATCGCGAAAACATCCCGCAGATGGTCCTCATTTGGTAAATGGGCTAATTAGACTTTCAATTGTACATATCGTGAAGTAtgctttattttatcttttgctcATAAACGACATAGCCTCATCCTGCCAACAACAAAGTCATATTGCTTCAACTCGTTAGCTTTCTCGATTTCCTCGGGGTCAATCGCTTGCCAAATATCTCTTCTCTATGTAACCTGATGCATTATAGTTGTCGACACTAACTCCTTTCTgaagtaaaatgatttttgtttgtttgtttagtgttgCGTCCGAGAGCGCCCGCTGGCTGATGTGCCATCAGAGGTTCACAGAAGCCGAGATGACGCTGAAGGAAATCATTTCTTGTAATGCGTCCACCGTGCCGGACTTTCTGTCGCTGTTCGACAAGTCACGTGCCTGCGTGGTGACCAACATGCACAACAAGCGGTACACGTTTCTTGACCTGTTTTACTCCCTGGAGACTACAAAGTGGACACTGGCACTTACGTACGCATGGTGGGTATCTCTACTGCACACCCATGAGTCACTGGGCATCATGACAGCCTCTTCCACCCTCGCCTGCCTTTATTCCACCCTTATTACACACCTTACATATATGTCACAAGCTAGAAGTTTATTATGATGAACCTGACATGTCTAACTTATGCAGAATGCATTGGTGTGTGAGCATATGTCACCACCTTGCACacacctccctctctcctttttcttcattttttttctaaccctTCCCAAGTCCCCAACTACAGTCACCTTTGTGGTTGTCAAGACTTTGACACTCACTACACACCCTGTTTCTCTCTGCAGTTTAGTGGCATCGTCTGTCTACTTTTGTCTTCTTGCCAAGGTCAAAGACATGACTGGCAACATCTACGTCGACGTCTCATTGCCGTTTGTCATCGATTTGCCATTAGGCTGGTCTGCCGTCGTTGTGAACAGATGGTAAGGCACATTACTTTTGCAGCGTGTGTTTCGAGGTTTTAGTTATGGCTTAACCTTCCTGTCCTCATTTACAAGTCAAATTACCTTCATCTAGGCTCGCGAATGCCAGTGACACGGCAGCGGAAACATTATCTCCATTACTGTCCACCTGTCAACAGCTCACTGGATCTCCGCTGCAAAGAATGGAAAATTTCTAGCTTTAATGAGATAGTTtcgatttaaatattttgaaccaACACATGCATCTGTATAATGCTTCCTGTTCTTAGCCAGACAGAGAGAATCAGCTGCTGAATCAAATAATTCACCCGACTTTCGTATGCAGAAGAAAGTATAGGAGAACACTGCTTAGGAGCTGAGAAAAGATAGAGCTGTTAGTGTAACACCAGTGTCATTAGAGCTGTTGATGTAACGCCGGTATTACTAGAGTTGTAAGTGTGATGCGACCTTAAAGCTAAAAACATAATGGTATTGTATCATTTAGAaaggacgaaagaaagaaaaaataaataaaaagaacaaaataactTTTGCGCTTGAAAGGTTCCTTTGAACAGGATTTACTTGTCTGAAGATATCGCATGAGACAAGAGTAGGCGGCATGTTTCTGTCagtaatattattaaatttttttgcgACCAAGAGAAGCCTTGAACTCTCATTTCTGATATGATGCATTTATTCCCAGGAGCAATAACCGAATATTGCCACTCAGCCTTCAAAAGAAATCTCACTCTCACTTTCTGTCtgcgacacacacactctgGAATATAAATAAAGGCGAAGATAAAGGTTCCCATAATTTAGTACTAGTCCTGCTATGTGTTAGCCAGAAAATACCATGAATTCCCATCAGGTTGTTGTGTGCTCAAGTTGTCAACTGGAAATCTATAATTTTGTCTATAATTCTGTTGAGCATGTCATCGTCATACCTGCCTTGACAGGTGTCAGGAGATGCTCTTGTGCTCGAGATCGCTTCGAATGCGCAGGCGCAGGTGTCAACAAGTCGTccttttttcagaaacaaaatcaacctcccatttggttatccagcagCACTGCTTTCTTTGAGCTTTACAGACCCTCGATGACTTGGACGAGACCCTGTTCGATGATGAGTTTTCGCATCACATTCCATAGTCCTTCGTACCAGACACTGTCAAAAGCCTTTCTAAAGTCGATAAAGTTTTGATATAGCTGACAAGACTTGTTAAGCAAAGAACTATAATAATTTCTATAAATGGACAATGAAATGGTATTGTCTATAGATTATATATAACGCAGGAATTAACCTTAATTTTCATTGCCACGACCATTccaaaaagaggaaaaaagaattcTACTCTCTTCTACTCGCCTCTCTACTACCTGTCACCTTTAATCTGGttgtctcctttcttttttcacgCCTGTATTactgaaactattttttgtGCTGGCCTCCCATTACTTCACATCCTTCAACTGGTTCAGAACGCTGCTTCCCGTCCGGTGCTCTCTGCCTGATCATATCACCTGCCCCACCCCCTTCCTCCTCGCTTACTTCATTGGCTGCCTGTCACCGACGATATCCCATCTGAACTGTCTTTGCTATAAATGTCTCCATCACTATGCTCCTGATTACCTTTTTTTCCTAGCTCACACTCCAGACCCCATCCCACCCACTTGGTTCAGCGGCTGACACACTCTGATGCCACTTTCCCCGCTTTTTATCCTGCTGACCAGCGAACTTTGCCTACGCCGGGCCCTGAGTTTCGAACACTCTCCAGACTGCCCCTGCACCTCtttcaacagatttttta contains:
- the LOC112572230 gene encoding solute carrier family 22 member 4-like isoform X1, whose product is MEDGSAAPVELILVQSRGLGFYQKRLFICTCFLQALTVSALVYASQCHLDFAPPAPPLATNGESSARPRCGEKETVTKDPPRPSKSSDKASFPADHVSDRLLIVSSPTTLTLSLSDVSTETFGDVTSSFGRRIRSIRTEWGETYSTGTFVTQTSLTDRSPSNSKDIEPSAAGRDSTEASAQSYTVFPSQKWNVESWTTSRFRHVDDDDVFGENLREGLRASSATPPHSSVGANTQTLVSAGATQAIPLADVVSTERAGTNTSPRDLPEAVSDTGGGRKNTVSREPTTTCAADVEEKSPMYFTLTYLPVDEWLRDIDRQKLAQYSTYCQTFGAMLGAALGAMGADIAGRRRPLYIYFPLMLIAQALSGFAISWTMLAASRFLVGLFAGACAVVSVVFPLEFVGPEGRDVCLCSGLWVAGVVFISLELLITRHWRYLAFISGGVGIPLIGTYFVASESARWLMCHQRFTEAEMTLKEIISCNASTVPDFLSLFDKSRACVVTNMHNKRYTFLDLFYSLETTKWTLALTYACLVASSVYFCLLAKVKDMTGNIYVDVSLPFVIDLPLGWSAVVVNRCLGRRWCLFLYAVASGLALMSVVVLHFTGNLAQMPSMLTGMAVFGKIGVTASLCLVFVIAVEMYPTVVRCMGVGVCAVAVTGGSLLAETFVFLEAYHYTVPFVVFGAMMASVGFAGLLFPETLYRPLPNILPCRHRTIPLQEGVRLVTNPWDVL
- the LOC112572230 gene encoding solute carrier family 22 member 4-like isoform X2 → MEDGSAAPVELILVQSRGLGFYQKRLFICTCFLQALTVSALVYASQCHLDFAPPAPPLATNGESSARPRCGEKETVTKDPPRPSKSSDKASFPADHVSDRLLIVSSPTTLTLSLSDVSTETFGDVTSSFGRRIRSIRTEWGETYSTGTFVTQTSLTDRSPSNSKDIEPSAAGRDSTEASAQSYTVFPSQKWNVESWTTSRFRHVDDDDVFGENLREGLRASSATPPHSSVGANTQTLVSAGATQAIPLADVVSTERAGTNTSPRDLPEAVSDTGGGRKNTVSREPTTTCAADVEEKSPMYFTLTYLPVDEWLRDIDRQKLAQYSTYCQTFGAMLGAALGAMGADIAGRRRPLYIYFPLMLIAQALSGFAISWTMLAASRFLVGLFAGACAVVSVVFPLEFVGPEGRDVCLCSGLWVAGVVFISLELLITRHWRYLAFISGGVGIPLIGTYFVASESARWLMCHQRFTEAEMTLKEIISCNASTVPDFLSLFDKSRACVVTNMHNKRYTFLDLFYSLETTKWTLALTYACLVASSVYFCLLAKVKDMTGNIYVDVSLPFVIDLPLGWSAVVVNRWCMGVGVCAVAVTGGSLLAETFVFLEAYHYTVPFVVFGAMMASVGFAGLLFPETLYRPLPNILPCRHRTIPLQEGVRLVTNPWDVL
- the LOC112572230 gene encoding solute carrier family 22 member 7-like isoform X3 yields the protein MEDGSAAPVELILVQSRGLGFYQKRLFICTCFLQALTVSALVYASQCHLDFAPPAPPLATNGESSARPRCGEKETVTKDPPRPSKSSDKASFPADHVSDRLLIVSSPTTLTLSLSDVSTETFGDVTSSFGRRIRSIRTEWGETYSTGTFVTQTSLTDRSPSNSKDIEPSAAGRDSTEASAQSYTVFPSQKWNVESWTTSRFRHVDDDDVFGENLREGLRASSATPPHSSVGANTQTLVSAGATQAIPLADVVSTERAGTNTSPRDLPEAVSDTGGGRKNTVSREPTTTCAADVEEKSPMYFTLTYLPVDEWLRDIDRQKLAQYSTYCQTFGAMLGAALGAMGADIAGRRRPLYIYFPLMLIAQALSGFAISWTMLAASRFLVGLFAGACAVVSVVFPLEFVGPEGRDVCLCSGLWVAGVVFISLELLITRHWRYLAFISGGVGIPLIGTYFVASESARWLMCHQRFTEAEMTLKEIISCNASTVPDFLSLFDKSRACVVTNMHNKRYTFLDLFYSLETTKWTLALTYACLVASSVYFCLLAKVKDMTGNIYVDVSLPFVIDLPLGWSAVVVNRCLGRRWCLFLYAVASGLALMSVVVLHFTGVWASVYVLWRLQAALYLLKRLFFLRPTTIPCLSSCLAP